A part of Fibrobacter sp. genomic DNA contains:
- a CDS encoding UbiA family prenyltransferase — protein MKAKLLILIDLFFVTRPLLLVPVWGFAVFGYWRFKGFTLTDLPRVWSLIQYQELLWVAVFSLSVAVVYVLNQVADIDVDRKNSGKPLIASGVVSLKSALVTSVFLSIVSIFLPLLFSKPVISILSILTIIIGVVYSFKPFYFSGRPFFDFLSNATGYGVIAFGAGWSIAGGDFFCLEFFRASLPYFLLMSAGSISSTMPDRPGDLESSKNTTAVVFGNFRAHLLALLFLLGSCIVAIIDSDIIVILCFAGSFPFYLGYIFKPDQFWTESTYKAGGALCMVCAGILAPAMIPAAMVVFFLTWLYFRIRHGVSYPALVPGDS, from the coding sequence ATGAAGGCAAAATTACTTATTCTCATTGATCTGTTTTTTGTCACCCGCCCTCTTCTTCTGGTTCCGGTATGGGGATTTGCTGTTTTTGGTTACTGGCGTTTTAAAGGGTTTACTCTGACTGATCTTCCCCGCGTCTGGTCCCTGATTCAATACCAGGAACTGCTGTGGGTGGCAGTTTTTTCCCTGTCGGTTGCGGTTGTTTACGTTTTAAACCAGGTTGCAGATATCGATGTTGACAGGAAAAACAGCGGTAAACCACTGATCGCCTCAGGTGTTGTTTCACTGAAATCAGCCCTGGTAACCTCTGTGTTTTTGTCAATTGTATCCATATTTTTACCTCTGCTGTTCTCAAAACCCGTTATCTCAATACTTTCCATTTTAACAATAATAATCGGGGTAGTTTACTCTTTTAAGCCGTTTTATTTTTCCGGAAGGCCGTTTTTTGATTTTCTCTCCAATGCAACCGGGTATGGAGTAATAGCTTTCGGTGCTGGATGGTCGATTGCCGGAGGAGATTTTTTCTGCCTTGAATTTTTCAGAGCATCTCTCCCCTACTTTCTTCTGATGTCTGCAGGGTCTATCAGTTCAACCATGCCTGACAGACCAGGCGATTTGGAAAGCAGCAAAAACACTACAGCAGTGGTGTTTGGTAATTTCAGGGCTCATCTTCTGGCTCTTTTATTTCTTCTGGGATCATGTATCGTTGCAATCATTGATTCAGATATAATTGTGATTCTATGTTTCGCGGGCAGTTTCCCGTTTTATCTGGGGTACATATTTAAGCCAGATCAGTTCTGGACTGAGTCCACCTACAAGGCAGGCGGTGCTTTGTGTATGGTATGTGCGGGGATACTGGCACCAGCTATGATTCCGG